Proteins from a genomic interval of Salvelinus sp. IW2-2015 unplaced genomic scaffold, ASM291031v2 Un_scaffold1865, whole genome shotgun sequence:
- the LOC112072248 gene encoding P2Y purinoceptor 12-like isoform X1 has protein sequence MDEMRKCTVFYFASYSTALDMDSTTGFALTPVNHNHTNSSCSRDNVLKTVVFPVLYSLLFLLGLSLNGLAVWVFFSIPSRSHFIIYLKNIVVADVLMTLTFPFKVLSDSNMASVGLRVFVCRVSSVLFYLTMYISILFFGLISIDRCRKTLQPFKGTNAARLSHRKLLSLVIWCSLLALSLPNMVLTSRSPTSVYFKCSDLKTAAGLHWHEVVNHVCQVIFWGNLVTVIVCYALITKELYSSYARANAFRAGGASRAGTGNGQRQPRRKTVSSNVFLVLAVFFVCFVPFHFSRVPYTMSQTRGRMFDCNLKLFFFQLKESTLWLSSLNSLLDPLIYFFLCKSFRTTLFKTLRLPPGTCSWLTGIGPDPNTGSTPLGDSSACL, from the exons ATGGATGAAATGAGGAAGTGTACAGTATTTTATTTTGCTTCATACAGCACAGCCCTAGATATGGACAGCACAACAGGATTCGCCCTGACCCCTGTCAATCACAACCACACCAACAGCAGCTGTTCCCGTGATAACGTGCTGAAGACTGTGGTGTTTCCTGttctctactccctcctcttcctgttgGGCCTGTCCCTCAACGGCCTGGCAGTGTGGGTGTTCTTCAGCATCCCGAGCCGCTCCCACTTCATCATCTACCTCAAGAACATTGTGGTGGCCGACGTCCTCATGACCCTCACCTTCCCCTTCAAG GTGCTGTCTGACTCCAACATGGCGTCCGTGGGTCTGCGTGTCTTCGTCTGTCGTGTCTCCTCTGTGCTCTTCTATCTCACCATGTACATCAGCATCCTCTTCTTCGGCCTCATCAGCATCGACCGCTGCAGGAAGACCCTCCAGCCCTTCAAGGGGACCAACGCGGCCCGTCTGTCCCACAGGAAACTGCTCTCCTTGGTTATCTGGTGCTCCCTGCTGGCCCTCTCCCTGCCCAACATGGTCCTGACCAGCCGCAGCCCCACCTCGGTCTACTTCAAGTGCAGTGATCTGAAGACGGCGGCTGGGCTGCATTGGCATGAGGTGGTCAACCATGTGTGCCAGGTCATCTTCTGGGGCAACCTGGTGACGGTGATAGTGTGTTATGCCCTCATCACCAAAGAGCTGTACAGTTCCTACGCCCGCGCCAACGCTTTCCGTGCTGGTGGAGCAAGCAGAGCTGGTACTGGTAACGGGCAGCGCCAGCCCCGGAGAAAGACTGTGAGTTCAAACGTCTTCCTGGTGCTGGCCGTGTTCTTTGTGTGCTTCGTGCCGTTCCACTTCTCCCGTGTGCCGTACACCATGAGCCAGACCCGGGGACGTATGTTTGACTGCAACCTCAAACTGTTCTTCTTCCAGTTAAAGGAGAGTACACTCTGGCTGTCCTCCCTCAACTCCCTCCTGGACCCTCTCATCTACTTCTTCCTCTGTAAGTCCTTCAGGACCACCCTGTTCAAGACGCTCCGTCTCCCACCTGGGACCTGTAGCTGGCTCACTGGGATAGGGCCGGACCCCAACACGGGCAGTACCCCTCTGGGAGACTCCTCTGCTTGTCTGTAG
- the LOC112072248 gene encoding P2Y purinoceptor 12-like isoform X2, translating into MDSTTGFALTPVNHNHTNSSCSRDNVLKTVVFPVLYSLLFLLGLSLNGLAVWVFFSIPSRSHFIIYLKNIVVADVLMTLTFPFKVLSDSNMASVGLRVFVCRVSSVLFYLTMYISILFFGLISIDRCRKTLQPFKGTNAARLSHRKLLSLVIWCSLLALSLPNMVLTSRSPTSVYFKCSDLKTAAGLHWHEVVNHVCQVIFWGNLVTVIVCYALITKELYSSYARANAFRAGGASRAGTGNGQRQPRRKTVSSNVFLVLAVFFVCFVPFHFSRVPYTMSQTRGRMFDCNLKLFFFQLKESTLWLSSLNSLLDPLIYFFLCKSFRTTLFKTLRLPPGTCSWLTGIGPDPNTGSTPLGDSSACL; encoded by the exons ATGGACAGCACAACAGGATTCGCCCTGACCCCTGTCAATCACAACCACACCAACAGCAGCTGTTCCCGTGATAACGTGCTGAAGACTGTGGTGTTTCCTGttctctactccctcctcttcctgttgGGCCTGTCCCTCAACGGCCTGGCAGTGTGGGTGTTCTTCAGCATCCCGAGCCGCTCCCACTTCATCATCTACCTCAAGAACATTGTGGTGGCCGACGTCCTCATGACCCTCACCTTCCCCTTCAAG GTGCTGTCTGACTCCAACATGGCGTCCGTGGGTCTGCGTGTCTTCGTCTGTCGTGTCTCCTCTGTGCTCTTCTATCTCACCATGTACATCAGCATCCTCTTCTTCGGCCTCATCAGCATCGACCGCTGCAGGAAGACCCTCCAGCCCTTCAAGGGGACCAACGCGGCCCGTCTGTCCCACAGGAAACTGCTCTCCTTGGTTATCTGGTGCTCCCTGCTGGCCCTCTCCCTGCCCAACATGGTCCTGACCAGCCGCAGCCCCACCTCGGTCTACTTCAAGTGCAGTGATCTGAAGACGGCGGCTGGGCTGCATTGGCATGAGGTGGTCAACCATGTGTGCCAGGTCATCTTCTGGGGCAACCTGGTGACGGTGATAGTGTGTTATGCCCTCATCACCAAAGAGCTGTACAGTTCCTACGCCCGCGCCAACGCTTTCCGTGCTGGTGGAGCAAGCAGAGCTGGTACTGGTAACGGGCAGCGCCAGCCCCGGAGAAAGACTGTGAGTTCAAACGTCTTCCTGGTGCTGGCCGTGTTCTTTGTGTGCTTCGTGCCGTTCCACTTCTCCCGTGTGCCGTACACCATGAGCCAGACCCGGGGACGTATGTTTGACTGCAACCTCAAACTGTTCTTCTTCCAGTTAAAGGAGAGTACACTCTGGCTGTCCTCCCTCAACTCCCTCCTGGACCCTCTCATCTACTTCTTCCTCTGTAAGTCCTTCAGGACCACCCTGTTCAAGACGCTCCGTCTCCCACCTGGGACCTGTAGCTGGCTCACTGGGATAGGGCCGGACCCCAACACGGGCAGTACCCCTCTGGGAGACTCCTCTGCTTGTCTGTAG
- the LOC139024778 gene encoding P2Y purinoceptor 13-like, with protein sequence MFSHNFTDSSKLVATMASRSPPLDCGFNEDTINMAISSLYFLLFIPALIINGVAVWVCMQLRSTSTFMVYLKNLLAADLLMTLTIPVKAANILPSAPLTLKAFACRYSDVIFYLCMYMSIILLGLISLDRFFKIVRPCGRLLGQNLVFGKVLSASIWGVLLATNVIPAMILTNQDPTNKTKQFCMAMKSNVGQDFHSGVVKLNNVIFWVVCVLICFCYICIARKVFQSYRKSGSSNDEGRHKTKVRVFLVLVVFLMCFGPYHSIRISYTSLQVTSRTSCTKVALRISKKISLWMSAMNVCLDPLIYFFLCKSFRISLFKMLRLSPGTCSWLAGRGPNIIENQTPTQEGDSCDSTEN encoded by the exons ATGTTTTCTCACAACTTCACCG ATTCCTCAAAACTAGTAGCCACAATGGCATCACGTTCCCCTCCACTGGACTGTGGCTTTAATGAAGATACCATAAATATGGCTATATCAAGTCTCTACTTCCTGTTGTTCATCCCTGCCCTCATCATCAATGGGGTAGCAGTCTGGGTCTGCATGCAACTTCGGTCAACGTCTACCTTCATGGTGTATCTGAAGAACCTTCTGGCTGCTGACCTTCTCATGACCCTGACCATCCCTGTCAAAGCAGCCAATATCCTGCCCAGCGCTCCACTGACTCTGAAGGCCTTTGCCTGTCGCTACTCTGATGTTATTTTCTACCTCTGTATGTACATGAGCATCATTCTGTTGGGCCTCATCAGTCTGGACCGCTTCTTCAAGATCGTCAGGCCCTGTGGCAGGTTGTTGGGTCAGAACCTTGTCTTCGGCAAAGTGCTGTCAGCTTCCATCTGGGGGGTGCTGTTGGCCACTAATGTCATTCCAGCCATGATCCTGACCAATCAGGATCCCACAAACAAGACTAAACAATTCTGTATGGCAATGAAGAGCAACGTAGGACAAGATTTTCACAGTGGCGTGGTCAAATTAAACAACGTAATCTTCTGGGTGGTGTGTGTTCTTATTTGTTTCTGCTACATATGCATAGCAAGGAAGGTTTTTCAATCATACAGGAAATCAGGAAGCAGCAATGATGAAGGGAGGCATAAGACCAAAGTGCGTGTGTTTTTGGTTCTGGTGGTTTTCCTGATGTGTTTCGGCCCCTACCACTCCATACGGATCTCCTACACCTCGCTTCAGGTTACCTCAAGAACCAGCTGCACTAAGGTTGCCTTACGGATCTCTAAGAAGATTTCCTTGTGGATGTCAGCCATGAACGTCTGTCTGGACCCTCTCATCTACTTCTTCCTGTGTAAGTCCTTCAGGATCAGCCTGTTCAAGATGCTCCGTCTCTCACCTGGGACCTGTAGCTGGCTCGCTGGGAGAGGACCCAACATAATAGAGAATCAGACCCCAACACAGGAGGGAGACTCCTGTGACAGTACAGAAAATTAA